Part of the Pseudoalteromonas undina genome, GATCATTTTTATCTAGTTTATCTACTTTAAATAAATCTAAAAGCAGACATTAGCAGTAATCAGCTTAGATGATTTGTCTGTTTTAGTAATGCGATAAAGGTAAACAATTTTTAATCAGTGCTTTCATTTTGTGCTATATCAACGTGGATGTCGATAGGGTATAATTCGCGCCTTTTGTTATTGAACGGCCAATTTTATGAGCACATTAAAAGCTGATCGCGGCTTATTCTCATACCCTAAGTATTGGGCTGAGTGTTATGGCACAGCCCCATTTTTACCAACAACACGCGAAGAAATGGACGCGCTTGGCTGGGATAGCTGCGATATTATTATTATTAGCGGTGATGCTTATGTAGACCATCCTAGTTTTGGGATGGCCGTAATTGGCCGTGTGCTTGAAGCACAGGGGTTTAGAGTGGGCATTATTGCTCAGCCTGATTGGAACTCGAAAGATGCCTTTATGGCATTGGGTAAGCCTAACTTATTTTTTGGTATTACAGCCGGTAACATGGATTCGATGATCAATCGTTACACCGCTGAAAAACGAATGCGCCATGATGATGCTTACACACCGGGAAATGTAGGTGGCAAACGCCCCGATCGCGCCGTGATCATATACTCGCAACGTTGTCGTGAAGCCTATAAAGATGTGCCGCTCGTGTTAGGGGGCATTGAAGCCAGCTTGCGTCGTATTGCTCATTACGACTATTGGCAAGAAAAAGTACGTCGTAGCGTATTATTTGACGCTAAAGGCGATATTTTAATTTATGGTAATGCCGAACGCCCGTTAGTTGAAGTGGCGCATCGTATCGCTGCGGGTGAAACCATAGATACCATACAAGATGTGAGAGGCACGGCGGTTATTCGTAAAGAGCCTTTACCCGGTTGGCGTGGCAGTGATTCAACAGCCATTGATAAAATTGGTAAAATAGACCCTATTCCTAATCCTTATGGGGCGGATGATGTGGGTTGTGCTAAATCAGAATTTAAGCAAGCGGGTATTGATTTAAAAGCCGAAGCTGCAAAACCAATTACCATACAGCCTGCGCGTCCTAAGCCATGGGAAAAAACTTACGTTAAGTTACCCGCTTTTGAGCAGGTCAGTGTTAATAAACCATTGTATGCCCATGCATCGCGTATTTTACACCAAGAAACCAACCCTGGTTGTGCAAGAGCGTTGTTTCAGCGTCATGGCGATCGCTCTATTTGGGTGAATCCGCCAGCCTATCCACTTGAAACCCAAGAAATGGATGATGTGTTTGGTTTACCGTATCAGCGTATTCCGCACCCAAGTTATGGCGACGACAAAATCCCTGCTTACGATATGATTAAAACGTCGGTAAACATAATGCGCGGTTGTTTTGGCGGCTGTTCGTTCTGTTCTATTACTGAGCATGAAGGGCGAATAATTCAAAGCCGATCTCAAGAATCAATTATTGAAGAGATTGAGCAAATTAGAGATAAAGTGCCAGGCTTTACTGGGGTTATTTCTGATTTAGGCGGACCAACCGCAAATATGTACAAACTGCGTTGTACCAGTAAAAAAGCAGAGAGTACCTGTCGCCGCTTGTCGTGTGTGTATCCTGATATTTGTAAGCATATGGATACTGATCATACCCCGACTATCGATTTATATAAAAAGGCGCGTGAGGTTAAAGGGATCAAAAAGATCTTAATTGCTTCAGGTGTGCGTTATGACCTTGCCGTACGTGATCCTCGTTACGTTAAAGAGTTAGTAACTCATCATGTTGGTGGGTATTTAAAAATTGCACCAGAGCACACTGAAGATGGCCCATTATCTAAGATGATGAAGCCGGGTATGGGTGCTTACGATGAATTTAAAGCGCTATTTGATAAGTACTCTAAAGAAGCGGGTAAAAAGCAGTATTTAATTCCATACTTTATTTCTGCTCACCCAGGGACTAAAGACGAAGACATGGTTAATATGGCTTTGTGGCTGAAATCGAATGACTTTAAGCTTGATCAAGTGCAAAACTTTTATCCGTCACCGATGGCTAATGCGACCACCATTTATCATACTGAAATGAACTCGCTACGCAATATTAAAAATAATACTGAGCAAGTTGCGGTGCCAAAGGGCGCGCGCCAGCGTCGTTTGCATAAAGCAATTTTACGTTACCATGATCCTGCCGGTTGGCCAATGATCCGTGAAGCCCTTCGTAACATGGGCAAAGCTAAACTCATTGGTAAAGGTCCAAATTGCTTAGTGCCAGAAGAAGGCAGAGATGAAAGGCAAGCCAAAGGCGGTAAAGGTAACAAGGGCGGTCGCCCTGCGCTTACTCGTCATACTGGCTTTAGTCAGTTTAAAAAAGCCAACACTAAACCTAAGGTGGGCGGTAATCGCCAGCGCGCAAGGTAAAGTAATTATCGGCTTAAACAAAAACACCGCGTATTGACGCGGTGTTTTTATTTATAAAAAGATTAGAGCCTAAATCAATAACCAAGTTGCAGTGCCTAAAAAGGCAAATATACCAACAATATCAGTTACTGTGGTTAGTACCACACTGCCTGCCAGTGCTGGATCTATTTTCATTTTTTTAAGTAATAGTGGGATACTAGCACCCGCAATACCTGCTGCAACTAAATTCATAAACATAGCAAACGCTAAAACACCACCGAGTTTGAAATCCCATTGCCAAAGCGCAACGACACCGGCAATTAGGATAGACCAAACCATACCGTTAATCGCGCCGATAGCGAGTTCTTTTAATAATAAAAAACGTTGGTTAGTTTGGTTGATATGGCCCACCGCGATACCGCGAATAACCAAAGTTAAGGTTTGGCTGCCTGCAACCCCACCCATTGACGGGACAATGCCATTGAGCACAGCAAGAATTGGTAATATAGCTAAGGTGTTTTCAAAAAAGCTCGCCACAATTGCAGCCAGCAATGCAGTTAGTAAGTTTACACCTAGCCAAATTGAGCGCTTTTTAGAGCTTTTTAAGACCGGCGCAAAGGTATCTTCTTCATCATCAAGACCCGCTAAGCTTAATAAGCTATGCTCTGCATCTTCACGGATAACATCAACGATATCATCTATAGTAATACGACCAAGCAAATGCGCGTTGTCATCGACAACTGGTGCCGATATCCAGTTATGTCGTTCAAATAGTTGCGCTACTTCGCTTTCATCCATTGAAATAGGAATAGATTCACACTCTTCATCCATTAAATCCTGAACAATTTTTTCAGGGGGATTAGTTAATAAAGTGCTCAGCGATAAGGCGCCTAAAAAACAGTTATGTTTATCTACAACGTATAAGTCATCGGTGCCCTCTGGCAGTTCACCGCGTAAGCGAATATAACGTAGTACAACATCTAGAGTTACATCAGGGCGAATAGTTACGGTATCGATATTCATCAAGGCGCCAGCAGAGCGCTCTTGGTAAGATAGAGCTTGTGTTGCACGCTCCCTATCTTGAATATCCATAGCACTAACAACGTCTTTATATACGGTGTCTGGTAGGCTACGTAGTACTTCCCCTAAATCATCATGGCCCATGTCTTCTGTTGCAGCAGCAATGTGCTCAGGTGCCATTTGCGCAATAATACCCAAGCGTACGTCTTCAGAGAGCTCTTCAAGTACATCACCCTGTACATCAGGATCAACCAGTTGCCAGAGCATGCGACGAATTTTATGGGGAGATGATTCTAAAAGAAGTGCGGTATCACAAGGTGCCGTTTTTGCCAGCATGCGCCTAACTTGAACAAATTGACCACTATTTAGTGACTTAGTCACCTGTTTTAGTTGTTGTAGTGGAATATCTTGTTCTAAAGCTTCAGGCATTGGCGTCCTTAATTAAATTTTATTACACGATGATGGGGTATCGCTTTATCTTACTTTATATCAGTAAACTACCTCAACCACTATTAACCTTAGCTTATAAGCAGGATTACTCTTGCTCATTAAATCGTTGGTCAATGAGCTCACCTATTGCATTAAGTGCAGGTTCTGCGTCAGGGCCCTCACATACTACCTTAACTTCTTTGCCTTGACTGCTTTCGAGTAACATAAGTGCTAATACACTGTCGCCAGCGGCTTGTTTATCATCTTGAAATAACGTGATTGAGGCATCAAATTGCACAGAAAGCTGTGCCAGCACCGTAGCCGCTCTGGCATGCAGGCCTAACTTGTTTTTTATTAAAAATGTGTTTTCTAACCGCATTAATATTCTCTCAAGCTTTATTCTTGTTCTCGATGGCGAATTTTTACATTAGGATGACTCATTGCAAAGCTTTCACCTATAGTTTGCGCTAAATAAACTGAGCGGTGTTGCCCTCCGGTACAGCCAATAGCTATGGTCAAATAGCTGCGGTTATTTCTTTCTAAATGAGGCAGCCATGTTTGCACGAATGTTTGAATTTGCCATGTAAATTTTTGTACTATGCTGTGGCTGGCTAGGTAGTCTTTTACTGGTTGATCTAACCCTGTGAGTGGCTTAAGTTCAGGCTCCCAATGCGGGTTTGGTAAAAAGCGAGCGTCAAATACATAATCTGCTTCTTTGGGTATACCGTGCTTAAAACCAAATGACTCAAAGGTAATGATCAGTTGTTTGTCTTTTTTACCGAGTATTTTTTCACGAATAGATTCAGCCAGCTGATGCACACTTAAATCCGTAGTATCAATCATATAATCGGCACGGTTAATGAGTACATCAAGGAGTTGTTTTTCTTTTTTTATTGCTAAATCAAGTGGCAGTGAGTCAATCGAAAGAGGATGAAGACGCCGTGTTTCTGAAAAGCGTTTAATTAAGGTTTGATCGTCACTGTCTAAATAAAACACCGTTGGCTTAGTAAAACCAGGTAAATATTCAATGATTTCATTAAACTGTTGCTGCTCTTTAGGTAAATTACGCACATCAACACTTACGGCTATTTTGTTGTAGCTGTCGGAAACACTACGAACAAGAGATGGCAATAAATTTAAAGGAATATTATCTACACAATAATAACCTAAATCCTCAACAACACGCAGCGCAACAGATTTACCAGAACCTGAGCGACCACTTATAATTATTAATTCCATTTATCACCCTTAATTGTTACTACGGTTGACTTACAATTACTTGATACAGCTCATTGTCGGATTTTGCCGCTCGTAATTGCTTACAAAATTCTTTATCGTTGAGCTTTTCTGCTATAGTGGCTAAGGTTTTTAAATGCTGCTTATTGTCACCATCAGGTACAATTAAGGCAACAAAAATATCGACCGGTCTGTTATCTATCGCATCAAAATTAATAGCCGTTTCGCTCACTAATATAAGTGCAAGAGGCTCTTGTACACCACTCATACGACCATGTGGAATTGCAATTCCTCGACCTATACCTGTACTCCCTAGTTTTTCTCTGGCGGTTAACGCGTTAAGAATATCTTGTTGTGTTAAATAGGGCAGTTTATTGTGAGCCAATTCACTGATAAATTCTAAAATTCTTTTTTTACTATTAAAAAGGACCGCAGCTTTACTGCAGTCCTGACAGATAAGTGAGCTTAATTTCATAGTGTTAGTGTCGAGCAAGTTTCTCTTTGTGTTTAATTACTTGACGATCTAGCTTGTCAATCAGCGAGTCTATAGCGGCATACATATCTTGGTGTTCAGTAGAAGCAAAAATCTCAGCGCCACTAACATGAACGGTTGCTTCGGCTTTTTGGTTTAGTTTTTCTACATCGAGAATAACGTGCACATTCGTTATGTGATCAGTGTGCCTCTGTAACTTCGAAAATTTACTATTTACGTAGTCTCTAAGCGAGTCGGTAATATCTACATGGCGACCAGTTAAATTCAGTTGCATAAACATTTTCCTCTTTGTTGTACGCCTTAAATCAAACTTTTACGTTGATTAGACGGGGGAATAGCTAGAGATTCGCGATACTTTGCAATAGTTCTCCTTGCTACTTTAATTCCTTGCTCAGCCAATATATCTGCAATTTTACTATCACTCAATGGTTTAGCTGAGTTTTCTGCAGCGATTAATTTTTTAATTAATGCGCGTATTGCTGTAGATGAACATTCGCCACCATTTTCAGTGCTTACATGGCTTGAAAAGAAATATTTAAGCTCAAAAATACCGCGTGGTGTGTGCATGTATTTTTGCGTAGTAACACGTGAAATAGTCGATTCGTGCATTTCTACCATTTCGGCCACGTCATTAAGTACCATAGGCTTCATCGCCTCAGGACCATGTTCAAAAAAGGCCTGTTGTTGCTGCACAATACAGTTAGTTACTTTAAGCAGTGTGTCGTTTCTACTTTCTAAGCTTTTTATAAACCATTTAGCTTCTTGTAAGTGTGAGCGAATAAACTGGCTATCGCCGCTTGATTTAACCGTACGCGACATAGCTGCATATTGGCTGTTTACCCTAATTTTAGGCATACTATCTGGGTTTAGTTCAACCACCCAACGGCCTTTTACTTTTTTAACCGACACATCAGGAATAACGTACTCAGACTCTTCTCTAACAATAGTGTCAGCGGGTTTTGGACTCAGCGTGTGAATTAACGTCATGACCTCTTTAAGCTCATCTTCTTTAAGCTTAGTTTTTTTCATTAATGTGCGATAATCACGCGCAGCCAGTAAGTCAATGTGATCAGTTAAGATCATTTTTGTTTCGCTTAAAAAAGGCGTGTCTTGATCAAACTGATTCAATTGAATACACAAACACTCTTGTAAACTACGCGCGGCTATTCCTACCGGATCAAATAACTGAATACGCTTTAATACGGCTTCTATTTCATCAAGTTCAACTTCATCTTCTATGTCGTTTTCTTGATTAAAACTTTCTAATATTTCTTCACAGCTAAGGGTTAAAATACCAGAATCGTCCACGGCTTCTACGATTGCAATCGCGATGGCTTCATCAGTAGGGCTAAACGGTGTCAGTTGCAATTGCCACATTAAATATTCATGTAGCGTTTCAGTTGAAGAGCCTTGATAAATTGATTCATCTTCAGGCATTGGTCCTGATGAAGAGGCCGGTGCTGCGCTCATGTATTCATCCCATGTAACATCCATTGCCATATCATCGCTAATGGTGTCTTTGGTCATGGCTTCGCCGCTATCTTGCTCATATTCGCTAGGTTTTTCATCAGCTGAAGCACTTAGCGTTGATTCATCGGTATCGGCTTTTTGTTCGTTTTTACCCGCAGCATCTTCACTGTAATCTTGTTCTTCAACTTCAAGCAAGGGATTACTATCGAGTGCTTCTTGAATTTCTTGCTGGAGATCCAATGTACTGAGCTGCAATAAGCGAATTGCTTGTTGCAACTGTGGAGTCATTGTAAGTTGCTGGCCCATGCGCAGCTGTAATGATTGCCTCATTTATCTCTAACAATCCTTTTAAATTAGTATGATTAATCTTAGCAGATGCTTAGTGGAATAACACACATATTAGAGCTTGAACTGCTCGCCCAAATAAACATCGCGTACTGTTTTATCGTTTAATACATATTCTGGAGTGCCTGATGCAATTAACTCCCCATGAGAAACTATGTAGGCTTTTTCACAAACATCAAGTGTTTCGCGGACGTTGTGATCTGTGATCAATACGCCAATTCCTCGGTTTTTAAGGTGCTCTATAATCTTTTTAATATCTAATACAGAGATAGGATCAACCCCTGCAAAGGGTTCGTCTAGTAGTATAAATTTAGGATTTGCTGCTAATGCTCGCGCAATTTCAACACGGCGACGCTCACCACCTGACAGAGCCATACCTTGGCTGTCACGAATATGCTGAATACTAAATTCATCAAGTAAATTATTTAAGGTATCTTCACGTTGTTGCTTATTGAGCCCTTTACGTGTTTCTAATATAGCCATTAAGTTTTGATAAACCGTCAGCTTTCTAAAAATAGATGATTCTTGTGGTAAATATCCTATCCCTAGGCGAGCTCGACTGTGCATTGGTAATAAAGTGATATCTTGATCATCGATTGATATTTTACCTTTATCGCTAGGTACAAGGCCTACAATCATGTAAAAGGTCGTAGTTTTACCTGCGCCATTGGGGCCAAGTAAGCCGACAATGCTGCCAGCTTCAACTTCTAGGCCAACGTTTTTCACCACTTCACGGCCTTTATAGCTTTTTGCTAGTAGCTCTGCTTTTAATGTGCTCATGGTTGGCCTTTATCGTCTTCTTTTTTGTTTTCAACAGGCACTAAAATAGTGTGTACACGGTCTGTTGAGTTTTCGTCTTTTTCTGCGCTAATTAACTGCTGCTCTATATCGTAGGTGATACTTTTAGCAGTTATTTTTTGACCTGCTTGAGCAATACTGGCATCGCCGATTAAGGTTAAAAAACGTTGCGAAACATCGTAACGCACTTCATTCGCACTGGCACTCATGATGGTGCCATCTGCTTGTGTTTCTTCAAAATATGCAGGGCTGCCTGTGGCAATTAATAATTGCTTGTTATCGCCTAAGTCATCGCGTTTATGCACTTCTAAACGGTCAGCTGTGATACGGCGATTACCATGAATAATTTCAACATTTTTCTCAAAAATGCCCACGTTTTCTTTTAATTGACCTTCCTGCCTGTCAGCACTAATTGAGATTTGATTAGCCGCAGGGGCTTCAGTGGTTTCCTCTGCATGGCTATGAAATGCAATCAGTAATGAAGGAACAATTAGAATTTTAAATAGGTTATTGGTCATAATATAGGGTTCGCGTATGGTTAATAAGTTTAATCACTTCGGTTTTTAAATCGGCCTCAAGGCCTTTGCCTGTGATTTTTAAATTAGGTCCTGTAATAACGACAGGCTGCTCTGACTGCATAGTGAGTAGTTTTATATCTACATTGATGCTATCGGCTGTGATCGTATCGATCATGGCGTTATCGGCTAAATTTAGCGCTTTTACATTGCCCTCTAATACGAGTTGACGATCGTCGTAGAGGGTGGCCTCATCAGCGTTAATACGCCATGTTTGCTGCTCGTTGTATAACGTAAATATAGGTTTTTCAAAAAAGGTAAAACCAAGTTGTTGGTATAACTCCATTTTTACCGCAGTTACTTTGTGGCTTATTTTACCTTGCTCATTATAAGCGGTTTGTTTTAGCTCAATCGCAGTGTAATCAGGCTTAGCAATAGTTTGAGTTTGTTCATCCGCAATAATATCTACCTGAGAAAAATAAGGATACCAAAGCCAAACCATACAGCTTATGAATAAGATGCTCAGTATAATGCGAGCTACATTCATGAACTGGTTCCTTGGCTAGTAAGTGGCTTATTGTTTTCAAGCATCAGTAAATCTGTTAACTCTCTTACTGCGCCAAAGCCGCCTGGCAACTGAGTGACATAATGCGATAAACGTTTAATCAGTGGGTGGGCGTCGTTTACGGCTACTGCAAACCCGACTTTTTCCATCACTGGCATGTCAGGGCCATCGTCACCAATGTAAGCTATTTGCTCATCGCTGAGCGCTAATTTTTGTTTTAATTCTTGATAGGCAATGAGTTTGTCTTCTTGGCCTTGGTATATATGTTGTACGGTTAAATTGCTCATACGTTGTTGAACTATTTTTGAGTGACGACCTGTGATCACGGCAACTTCAAAACCACTATTAATAAGGGCTTTAATGCCAAACCCGTCTTTGGTATTAAAGGCTTTGAGCTCTTCACCTTGGTT contains:
- the rapZ gene encoding RNase adapter RapZ, which translates into the protein MELIIISGRSGSGKSVALRVVEDLGYYCVDNIPLNLLPSLVRSVSDSYNKIAVSVDVRNLPKEQQQFNEIIEYLPGFTKPTVFYLDSDDQTLIKRFSETRRLHPLSIDSLPLDLAIKKEKQLLDVLINRADYMIDTTDLSVHQLAESIREKILGKKDKQLIITFESFGFKHGIPKEADYVFDARFLPNPHWEPELKPLTGLDQPVKDYLASHSIVQKFTWQIQTFVQTWLPHLERNNRSYLTIAIGCTGGQHRSVYLAQTIGESFAMSHPNVKIRHREQE
- the lptB gene encoding LPS export ABC transporter ATP-binding protein; protein product: MSTLKAELLAKSYKGREVVKNVGLEVEAGSIVGLLGPNGAGKTTTFYMIVGLVPSDKGKISIDDQDITLLPMHSRARLGIGYLPQESSIFRKLTVYQNLMAILETRKGLNKQQREDTLNNLLDEFSIQHIRDSQGMALSGGERRRVEIARALAANPKFILLDEPFAGVDPISVLDIKKIIEHLKNRGIGVLITDHNVRETLDVCEKAYIVSHGELIASGTPEYVLNDKTVRDVYLGEQFKL
- a CDS encoding HPr family phosphocarrier protein, yielding MRLENTFLIKNKLGLHARAATVLAQLSVQFDASITLFQDDKQAAGDSVLALMLLESSQGKEVKVVCEGPDAEPALNAIGELIDQRFNEQE
- a CDS encoding YgiQ family radical SAM protein; translation: MSTLKADRGLFSYPKYWAECYGTAPFLPTTREEMDALGWDSCDIIIISGDAYVDHPSFGMAVIGRVLEAQGFRVGIIAQPDWNSKDAFMALGKPNLFFGITAGNMDSMINRYTAEKRMRHDDAYTPGNVGGKRPDRAVIIYSQRCREAYKDVPLVLGGIEASLRRIAHYDYWQEKVRRSVLFDAKGDILIYGNAERPLVEVAHRIAAGETIDTIQDVRGTAVIRKEPLPGWRGSDSTAIDKIGKIDPIPNPYGADDVGCAKSEFKQAGIDLKAEAAKPITIQPARPKPWEKTYVKLPAFEQVSVNKPLYAHASRILHQETNPGCARALFQRHGDRSIWVNPPAYPLETQEMDDVFGLPYQRIPHPSYGDDKIPAYDMIKTSVNIMRGCFGGCSFCSITEHEGRIIQSRSQESIIEEIEQIRDKVPGFTGVISDLGGPTANMYKLRCTSKKAESTCRRLSCVYPDICKHMDTDHTPTIDLYKKAREVKGIKKILIASGVRYDLAVRDPRYVKELVTHHVGGYLKIAPEHTEDGPLSKMMKPGMGAYDEFKALFDKYSKEAGKKQYLIPYFISAHPGTKDEDMVNMALWLKSNDFKLDQVQNFYPSPMANATTIYHTEMNSLRNIKNNTEQVAVPKGARQRRLHKAILRYHDPAGWPMIREALRNMGKAKLIGKGPNCLVPEEGRDERQAKGGKGNKGGRPALTRHTGFSQFKKANTKPKVGGNRQRAR
- the ptsN gene encoding PTS IIA-like nitrogen regulatory protein PtsN: MKLSSLICQDCSKAAVLFNSKKRILEFISELAHNKLPYLTQQDILNALTAREKLGSTGIGRGIAIPHGRMSGVQEPLALILVSETAINFDAIDNRPVDIFVALIVPDGDNKQHLKTLATIAEKLNDKEFCKQLRAAKSDNELYQVIVSQP
- the mgtE gene encoding magnesium transporter encodes the protein MPEALEQDIPLQQLKQVTKSLNSGQFVQVRRMLAKTAPCDTALLLESSPHKIRRMLWQLVDPDVQGDVLEELSEDVRLGIIAQMAPEHIAAATEDMGHDDLGEVLRSLPDTVYKDVVSAMDIQDRERATQALSYQERSAGALMNIDTVTIRPDVTLDVVLRYIRLRGELPEGTDDLYVVDKHNCFLGALSLSTLLTNPPEKIVQDLMDEECESIPISMDESEVAQLFERHNWISAPVVDDNAHLLGRITIDDIVDVIREDAEHSLLSLAGLDDEEDTFAPVLKSSKKRSIWLGVNLLTALLAAIVASFFENTLAILPILAVLNGIVPSMGGVAGSQTLTLVIRGIAVGHINQTNQRFLLLKELAIGAINGMVWSILIAGVVALWQWDFKLGGVLAFAMFMNLVAAGIAGASIPLLLKKMKIDPALAGSVVLTTVTDIVGIFAFLGTATWLLI
- the hpf gene encoding ribosome hibernation promoting factor — its product is MQLNLTGRHVDITDSLRDYVNSKFSKLQRHTDHITNVHVILDVEKLNQKAEATVHVSGAEIFASTEHQDMYAAIDSLIDKLDRQVIKHKEKLARH
- the kdsC gene encoding 3-deoxy-manno-octulosonate-8-phosphatase KdsC, with the protein product MQFEDLYQPLSDDAKARAKKIKLLICDIDGVFSDGRIYLGNQGEELKAFNTKDGFGIKALINSGFEVAVITGRHSKIVQQRMSNLTVQHIYQGQEDKLIAYQELKQKLALSDEQIAYIGDDGPDMPVMEKVGFAVAVNDAHPLIKRLSHYVTQLPGGFGAVRELTDLLMLENNKPLTSQGTSS
- the lptA gene encoding lipopolysaccharide transport periplasmic protein LptA, whose amino-acid sequence is MTNNLFKILIVPSLLIAFHSHAEETTEAPAANQISISADRQEGQLKENVGIFEKNVEIIHGNRRITADRLEVHKRDDLGDNKQLLIATGSPAYFEETQADGTIMSASANEVRYDVSQRFLTLIGDASIAQAGQKITAKSITYDIEQQLISAEKDENSTDRVHTILVPVENKKEDDKGQP
- the lptC gene encoding LPS export ABC transporter periplasmic protein LptC, which encodes MNVARIILSILFISCMVWLWYPYFSQVDIIADEQTQTIAKPDYTAIELKQTAYNEQGKISHKVTAVKMELYQQLGFTFFEKPIFTLYNEQQTWRINADEATLYDDRQLVLEGNVKALNLADNAMIDTITADSINVDIKLLTMQSEQPVVITGPNLKITGKGLEADLKTEVIKLINHTRTLYYDQ
- a CDS encoding RNA polymerase factor sigma-54 — its product is MRQSLQLRMGQQLTMTPQLQQAIRLLQLSTLDLQQEIQEALDSNPLLEVEEQDYSEDAAGKNEQKADTDESTLSASADEKPSEYEQDSGEAMTKDTISDDMAMDVTWDEYMSAAPASSSGPMPEDESIYQGSSTETLHEYLMWQLQLTPFSPTDEAIAIAIVEAVDDSGILTLSCEEILESFNQENDIEDEVELDEIEAVLKRIQLFDPVGIAARSLQECLCIQLNQFDQDTPFLSETKMILTDHIDLLAARDYRTLMKKTKLKEDELKEVMTLIHTLSPKPADTIVREESEYVIPDVSVKKVKGRWVVELNPDSMPKIRVNSQYAAMSRTVKSSGDSQFIRSHLQEAKWFIKSLESRNDTLLKVTNCIVQQQQAFFEHGPEAMKPMVLNDVAEMVEMHESTISRVTTQKYMHTPRGIFELKYFFSSHVSTENGGECSSTAIRALIKKLIAAENSAKPLSDSKIADILAEQGIKVARRTIAKYRESLAIPPSNQRKSLI